In a genomic window of Syngnathus typhle isolate RoL2023-S1 ecotype Sweden linkage group LG4, RoL_Styp_1.0, whole genome shotgun sequence:
- the LOC133152792 gene encoding GPI ethanolamine phosphate transferase 2-like: protein MEVRSSVFASWILIFQVLGAVLFLRGFFPEHVNSSPFKSNLTDLPAEPLPGGCLNSSYIPKPLFKKVIIMLIDAMRADFVFGASGQLNMPYTTHLMERGSTLSFVAKARTPTVTAPRLKALTTGNIPVYIDVLMNLNSPAVLDDNLIWQANTAGKKIFFYGDSTWLHLFPNQFMEYDGIAGPVSDFREVDNNVTRHLDSTLKRDDWDILILHYLGIDHIGHSFGPHSSFLQTKLSEMDDVLKKIHSALNSKEAGKSFPYLLVLCGDHGMSNTGSHGGSSEGEINTPLLLISPVFKRKVAMKKPDEIDQVDLTPTLALSLGLPISQSSVGCVIPGVFEGASLRDQLRYLQLNGHQLSCLFKEKFPDYRKDTKLEGYHLAEKAHGRWMKLYLERNTSEALAYMGKKVMKQYLEALSTMSSALRIQLNKDDLYSMIFGLVLVLQPLLALILAIPEAMSGSIAVDLVTSALFSLPFYLLCLLLASTHVLICTSADVSCYFCSVSWSFVFGIIVFISASTCFLLSLMTRKLPLGPKLNSTSLLKQISSRNWSKLDILLLAGTASHILSLGSVSFIEEEHQIWYFLLTTLYFIVFQDVWAKYFRKENGPVEEDEYELPYEEHPKEEIYSEKWLALATPLFLLVCCRLLRFLNQTGVQWAHLPDLAKWLNSAEHKVVLSLLSTFCLVLIYFLVQRRCSLVSKVALALGLLSIYCYRAAAGSLLFPWQHCGLNKSKGILEARFVYVLVLSILFMGTKNMIQSQINIANAKSKNRGLWEIYSGLVLLFSLLFRAHNLLVLCCCLLIQTLMAQFIWKKLHYDAVQITIIHYWLGQAFYYFQGNSNSISTIDISIWSIGFDTYAEVPAIILTALNTYAGPLLWACHLVCFLSSEKNRSPVAVGHGCYFWALLRSMTAAAYIVVATGMRHHPWTWSVFYPKLLYEAMHLLLITGASLIFNRSQNMWEEYHCPSVKFSDKGQEECGGVLKPERDVFPLESKGLRGKLNTVRSGGADLDTAQRRHKTPLCPFA, encoded by the exons ATGGAAGTCAGGTCGTCTGTGTTTGCCTCATGGATTTTAATTTTTCAAGTTTTGGGAGCTGTCCTCTTCCTGAGGGGTTTTTTCCCAGAACATGTCAACTCTTCACCATTCAAGAGCAACCTCACAGACCTACCCGCAGAGCCACTGCCAG GGGGCTGTCTCAATTCATCTTACATCCCGAAGCCATTGTTCAAAAAGGTGATCATTATGTTAATCGATGCCATGCGGGCGGACTTTGTGTTCGGAGCCAGTGGTCAATTGAACATGCCATACACCACACACCTGATGGAGAGAGGCTCAACACTTAGCTTTGTGGCTAAAGCTAGAACTCCAACTGTCACCGCGCCCAGGCTCAAG GCTCTCACCACTGGCAATATCCCGGTTTACATCGATGTGCTGATGAATCTAAATTCCCCAGCCGTACTTGATGACAATCTTATTTGGCAAGCCAACAcagcagggaaaaaaatattcttttatGGAGATTCCACATGGTTGCACCTCTTTCCCAATCAATTCATGGAGTATGATGGTATAGCTGGCCCTGTGTCTGACTTCAGAGAG GTTGACAACAATGTCACCCGCCATTTGGATAGCACGCTTAAGAGAGATGACTGGGATATTCTGATCCTCCACTACCTTGGCATTGACCACATTGGTCATAGCTTCGGACCTCACAGCTCTTTCCTTCAAACCAAACTGTCGGAGATGGATGATGTTCTGAAGAAGATCCACAGTGCCCTCAATTCAAAG gAGGCAGGAAAATCTTTTCCCTATCTGTTAGTTCTGTGTGGGGACCATGGAATGTCAAACACCGGTAGCCACGGAGGATCCTCGGAAGGTGAAATCAATACGCCCCTGTTGCTCATAAGCCCTGTCTTTAAGAGGAAAG tggCGATGAAGAAGCCTGATGAAATTGACCAGGTTGACCTGACTCCCACCTTGGCCTTGTCGCTGGGCCTACCCATCTCTCAAAGCAGCGTAGGTTGTGTCATTCCAGGTGTTTTTGAAGGAGCCTCACTCCGAGACCAGCTGCGTTATCTACAGCTCAATGGTCATCAGCTAAGCTGCCTGTTCAAAGAAAAGTTTCCAGACTATAGGAAAG ATACAAAACTTGAAGGATATCATCTGGCAGAGAAAGCACATGGCAGATGGATGAAACTCTACCTGGAGAGAAACACATCAGAAGCTTTAGCCTACATGGGCAAGAAGGTCATGAAACAATATTTGGAGGCCCTGTCCACCATGAGCTCAGCCCTCAGAATACAGCTGAACAAGGATGACCTGTACTCCATGATTTTTGGATTGGTTTTGGTACTTCAG CCCCTGTTGGCCTTGATATTGGCCATTCCTGAAGCCATGAGTGGCTCAATAGCTGTGGACCTCGTCACCTCAGCCCTGTTCTCGTTACCGTTTTACCTCCTTTGCCTGCTCCTTGCATCCACGCATGTGCTGATATGCACATCTGCTGATGTCTCCTGCTATTTTTGCAGTGTCTCCTGGAGTTTCGTGTTTGGTATTATTGTCTTTATTTCAGCATCGACTTGTTTTCTGCTCTCTCTGATGACCAGAAAATTGCCTTTGGGACCAAAGTTGAATAGCACG TCACTGTTGAAGCAGATCAGTAGCAGAAATTGGTCAAAGTTGGACATATTGCTACTGGCAGGCACAGCCAGTCACATACTTAGTTTGGGGTCTGTTAGCTTTATAGAGGAGGAGCATCAAATCTGGTACTTCCTGCTCACCACCCTCTACTTCATAGTCTTCCAGGATGTGTGGGCTAAGTATTTCAGAAAAGAGAATGGCCCAGTTGAAGAAGACGAATATGAACTCCCTTATGAAGAACACCCTAAAGAAGAGATTTACTCTGAGAAGTGGCTAGCTTTGGCCACACCTCTCTTTCTTTTGGTCTGCTGTCGACTGCTGCGCTTTCTCAATCAGACGGGCGTGCAATGGGCTCATCTTCCTGATCTGGCCAAATGGCTTAACAG cgCTGAACACAAAGTGGTCCTCTCCTTGCTGTCCACTTTCTGTTTGGTTCTCATCTACTTCCTGGTTCAAAGACGGTGCTCGTTGGTGTCCAAGGTTGCTCTTGCACTTGGACTTTTGAGCATCTACTGCTATCGGGCAGCTGCCGGCAGTCTCTTGTTTCCCTGGCAACACTGTGGTCTGAATAAGTCCAA GGGCATTTTGGAAGCACGCTTTGTATATGTGTTGGTTTTGAGTATCCTCTTTATGGGCACTAAGAACATGATACAATCCCAAATCAATATAGCTAATGCCAAATCGAAGAACAGGGGGCTATGGGAAATTTACAGTGGCCTGGTCTTATTGTTTTCACTGCTGTTTCGTGCCCACAACTTGCTAGTGTTGTGCTGCTGTCTGCTCATCCAAACACTTATGGCTCAGTTCATCTGGAAGAAGCTCCACTATGATGCGGTCCAAATCACAATCATTCATTACTGGTTGGGACAGGCCTTCTATTACTTTCAG GGTAATTCCAACAGCATTTCAACTATCGACATCTCAATCTGGTCTATTGGTTTTGACACCTATGCAGAAGTTCCAGCCATCATTTTAACAGCCCTTAATACATATGCAGGGCCATTGCTTTGGGCTTGCCACCTTGTCTGTTTCCTCAGCTCGGAGAAAAACAG GAGTCCGGTTGCGGTCGGCCACGGTTGTTACTTTTGGGCTCTGCTCAGGTCGATGACGGCTGCAGCCTATATTGTTGTGGCGACTGGCATGCGCCACCATCCCTGGACATGGTCCGTCTTCTATCCAAAATTACTCTACGAGGCCATGCACCTACTTCTCATCACCGGCGCTAGTCTCATATTCAAC AGAAGTCAGAACATGTGGGAGGAATACCACTGCCCAAGTGTGAAGTTCAGTGACAAGGGGCAAGAAGAGTGTGGGGGAGTGTTAAAACCAGAGAGGGATG TATTCCCCCTGGAGTCTAAAGGACTGCGGGGGAAATTAAACACCGTCAGGTCAG GTGGAGCGGACCTCGACACGGCTCAGCGTCGTCACAAGACACCTCTCTGTCCCTTCGCTTAG